A window of Echeneis naucrates chromosome 13, fEcheNa1.1, whole genome shotgun sequence contains these coding sequences:
- the LOC115053135 gene encoding complement C1q and tumor necrosis factor-related protein 9-like isoform X2 encodes MAYTPGRGDSISPSGTVAFTAKLKDCDSYPKDSGVLRFATVLLNEGGGYSPETGIFTCPTGGLYHFTLHASVYGRVQCAIFKNGGTVVSLYHTTLPDKCSQVASVSCVVKLVENDTVWVNMWGPGRNDIFATEDNDTVFVGVRVG; translated from the exons ATGGCCTACACCCCTGGTCGTGGAGACAGCATTTCACCATCAG GCACTGTGGCCTTCACAGCCAAACTGAAAGACTGTGACAGCTACCCAAAAGACTCAGGTGTCCTGAGGTTTGCTACGGTGCTGCTGAACGAGGGCGGAGGCTACAGCCCTGAGACAGGCATCTTCACCTGCCCCACGGGTGGCCTCTATCACTTCACATTGCATGCGTCTGTGTATGGACGTGTACAGTGTGCCATATTCAAGAATGGAGGGACGGTAGTGTCTTTGTATCACACCACCCTGCCTGATAAATGTAGCCAGGTGGCCAGTGTCAGCTGTGTGGTCAAACTTGTTGAAAATGACACAGTCTGGGTGAACATGTGGGGGCCTGGAAGAAATGATATTTTTGCAACTGAGGATAATGACACTGTATTTGTCGGGGTTCGTGTGGGTTAA
- the pglyrp5 gene encoding peptidoglycan recognition protein 5: MEPTVNIVSRAQWGAAAPKTREYLKSSAQKVVIHHTANPSCKGLQECKDRILGIQKYHMTQRGFDDIGYNFLVGADGELFEGRGWGVVGAHAKGNNHDSVGIAFMGNFNNDTPSQEAIQSVKQLLQSGVSQGSLRKEFSLFGHRDLGSTECPGKSLYAALSQLKGGK; the protein is encoded by the exons ATGGAGCCAACAG TAAATATTGTTTCAAGGGCACAATGGGGAGCAGCTGCTCCCAAAACGAGGGAGTACCTGAAAAGCTCTGCCCAAAAAGTCGTCATTCACCACACTGCCAACCCAAGCTGCAAAGGCCTGCAAGAGTGCAAGGACCGCATTCTTGGCATCCAGAAGTATCATATGACACAAAGAGGTTTTGATGACATTGGATATAA TTTTCTCGTCGGAGCTGATGGTGAACTGTTCGAGGGCCGAGGCTGGGGTGTGGTCGGGGCACACGCCAAAGGCAACAATCATGACTCGGTGGGCATTGCCTTCATGGGCAATTTCAACA ATGACACGCCAAGTCAGGAGGCAATTCAGTCAgtcaagcagctgctgcagtctggAGTTTCCCAGGGCTCTTTACGCAAAGAGTTTTCTCTGTTTGGGCACAGAGACCTGGGATCGACAGAGTGTCCAGGAAAAAGTCTTTATGCTGCACTTTCACAACTGAAGGGTGGTAAATGA
- the foxg1c gene encoding forkhead box protein G1c produces the protein MEDRLLHKSSFSISSLLWRREGVMSDPDAPVQSQKLRSAHPERSGPEEKFGNETNCDKLKQCAKGETKKKDTGETRDGNKGESKESVKPEKPPFSYNALIMMAIRQSPERRLTLNGIYEFIMDNFPYYRQNRQGWQNSIRHNLSLNKCFVKVPRHYDDPGKGNYWMLDPCSEDVFIGGTSGKLRRRVGSGPGSRAKLALKRGGGRLMSSGTATSLTVAAAGSFYWPVPQFLPLQRPVRTHIGAGTYLSVHPRFPDQATSVVSQRSRLSAGSGADTDRFVQTHQEMSYIGVSCAQSHHRHQIGTACTAFSTSMPPCTLPLSDPCSFNLISGQASYFYSHQIPCAATFSPCQEERATANASPGPFLSRNGYSDFGGYCNDFPNYCPQICSSPPSSWNIEK, from the coding sequence ATGGAGGACCGATTACTCCACAAGTCCTCATTCAGTATCAGCAGCCTGTTGTGGAGGCGGGAGGGAGTGATGAGCGACCCGGACGCTCCTGTTCAGTCCCAGAAGCTGCGCTCCGCGCATCCAGAAAGATCCGGTCCGGAGGAGAAGTTTGGAAACGAAACCAACTGCGACAAACTAAAACAGTGCGCAAAGGGAGAGACTAAAAAGAAAGACACGGGTGAAACGCGAGATGGGAACAAGGGAGAATCCAAAGAAAGCGTTAAACCCGAAAAGCCTCCATTCAGTTACAACGCGCTCATCATGATGGCGATCCGCCAGAGCCCGGAGCGACGGCTCACCCTCAACGGCATCTATGAGTTCATCATGGACAACTTTCCCTACTACCGACAGAACAGACAGGGATGGCAAAACTCAATCAGACATAACCTGAGTCTGAATAAGTGCTTCGTTAAAGTTCCGCGCCATTATGATGACCCGGGCAAAGGCAACTACTGGATGCTGGACCCCTGCAGCGAGGACGTCTTCATAGGTGGCACATCAGGGAAGCTCCGGCGCAGGGTGGGCTCCGGGCCCGGATCCAGGGCCAAGCTGGCTCTGAAAAGAGGCGGAGGACGTCTGATGTCTTCGGGCACGGCAACCAGCTTGACTGTGGCCGCAGCGGGTTCGTTTTACTGGCCTGTGCCGCAGTTTCTGCCTCTACAAAGGCCGGTGCGCACCCATATTGGCGCAGGAACTTATCTGAGCGTCCATCCCCGCTTCCCCGACCAAGCCACGTCGGTGGTTTCCCAGCGGTCCAGGCTGAGTGCTGGAAGCGGTGCTGACACCGACCGGTTCGTGCAGACGCACCAGGAGATGTCTTACATCGGAGTCAGCTGCGCGCAGTCTCACCATCGCCACCAGATCGGCACCGCCTGCACCGCTTTCTCCACGTCCATGCCTCCGTGCACATTGCCGCTGTCGGATCCGTGCTCCTTTAACCTGATCTCCGGCCAAGCCAGCTACTTTTACTCACATCAGATACCGTGTGCCGCAACTTTTAGTCCATGCCAAGAGGAGCGCGCAACAGCCAACGCGTCTCCGGGACCATTTCTATCCAGGAACGGCTACTCAGACTTTGGGGGATACTGTAATGACTTTCCAAATTATTGCCCTCAAATCTGTTCAAGCCCTCCATCCTCTTGGAATATAGAAAAATAG
- the polr2i gene encoding DNA-directed RNA polymerase II subunit RPB9 produces the protein MDLDSGTYEPGFVGIRFCQECNNMLYPKEDKENRVLLYACRNCDYQQEADNSCIYVNKITHEVDELTQIIADVSQDPTLPRTEDHPCPKCGHKEAVFFQSHSMKAEDAMRLYYVCTAPHCGHRWTE, from the exons ATGGATTTAGACAGCGGAACATACGAGCCGGGATTTGTTGGCATCCGGTTTTGTCAAGAATG TAACAATATGCTGTACCCTAAAGAAGATAAGGAGAACCGGGTCCTGTTATATGCG TGCAGGAATTGTGACTACCAACAAGAAGCAGACAACAGCTGCATCTACGTCAATAAGATCACCCATGAGGTTGA TGAATTGACACAGATCATTGCTGATGTATCTCAGGATCCAACATTACCAAGGACAGAGGACCACCCCTGTCCGAA ATGTGGTCACAAGGAGGCAGTATTCTTCCAGTCTCACAGTATGAAGGCTGAG GATGCTATGAGACTGTACTACGTCTGCACAGCTCCTCACTGTGGACACAGATGGACAGAGTAA
- the c5ar1 gene encoding C5a anaphylatoxin chemotactic receptor 1 has translation MEETSLMDDDGYLEYFYGQNSTLLDLPDKLTPDIQPIQIVALVLYGLVVLLGVPGNAVVVWVTGFCMPRSVTSLWFLNLALADLLCCLSIPLLMVPLAHDDHWHFGPLACTLVKGLFYLMMYCSVLQLVLISVDRCLLVTKPVWCQNNRRPRQAACGCVAVWCLALIGSIPQFVFTREIHPGEDKRECVTVNTPLGASIVISLRFLMGFVFPFLVIVVCHLVVYRRAEHGLSRARNRAKRTLRVIVAVVLSFFLCWLPLHVVDFLFLVIPRSSPQRPKLYMAHVLSLCLAYFNSCLNPLLYVCLGRGFKDSMNRSVRHLLNFISEDPTTRVSITTLDTKSSSGGKEMTKI, from the exons ATGGAAGAAA CTTCTCTCATGGACGACGATGGCTACTTGGAATATTTTTACGGCCAGAATTCCACACTGCTCGACTTACCTGACAAACTGACCCCTGACATTCAGCCGATCCAGATAGTGGCCCTGGTGCTCTACGGCCTTGTGGTCCTGCTGGGTGTCCCTGGAAATGCAGTGGTGGTGTGGGTGACGGGCTTCTGCATGCCCCGCTCCGTCACGTCCCTGTGGTTCCTGAACCTGGCCCTGGCCGACCTGCTGTGCTGcctctccatccctctgctCATGGTCCCTTTGGCTCACGATGACCACTGGCACTTCGGCCCGCTGGCCTGCACGCTGGTAAAAGGCCTCTTTTACCTGATGATGTACTGCAGCGTCCTGCAGCTGGTCCTGATCAGCGTGGACCGCTGCCTGCTGGTCACCAAGCCGGTGTGGTGCCAGAACAACAGGCGTCCGAGGCAGGCCGCCTGCGGGTGCGTCGCCGTGTGGTGCCTCGCCCTGATCGGCAGCATCCCGCAGTTCGTCTTCACCAGAGAGATCCATCCGGGCGAGGACAAGCGAGAGTGCGTCACAGTGAACACCCCGCTCGGCGCCTCCATCGTCATCTCCCTCCGCTTCCTGATGGGATTCGTTTTCCCCTTCCTGGTGATCGTGGTCTGTCACCTGGTGGTGTACCGGCGGGCGGAGCACGGACTGTCCCGGGCTCGGAACCGCGCCAAGCGGACTCTGAGGGTCATCGTCGCGGTGGTGCTGAGCTTCTTCCTGTGCTGGCTTCCTCTCCACGTCGTGGACTTCCTCTTTTTGGTCATCCCTCGAAGCTCCCCTCAGAGACCAAAGCTCTACATGGCACACGTCCTGTCGCTCTGCCTGGCCTACTTCAACAGCTGTCTGAACCCCCTGCTGTACGTGTGCCTGGGCCGGGGCTTCAAGGACAGCATGAACCGCTCCGTGCGCCACCTGCTCAACTTCATCAGCGAGGATCCCACAACCAGGGTGAGCATCACCACCTTAGACACCAAGAGCTCCAGCGGCGGGAAGGAGATGACCAAAATATGA
- the LOC115053135 gene encoding complement C1q and tumor necrosis factor-related protein 9-like isoform X1, translating into MNNFSTCLCWSACIYSILLHDNNGLQALKMAYTPGRGDSISPSGTVAFTAKLKDCDSYPKDSGVLRFATVLLNEGGGYSPETGIFTCPTGGLYHFTLHASVYGRVQCAIFKNGGTVVSLYHTTLPDKCSQVASVSCVVKLVENDTVWVNMWGPGRNDIFATEDNDTVFVGVRVG; encoded by the exons ATGAACAACTTCAGCACATGTCTCTGCTGGTCTGCCTGCATTTATAGCATTTTGCTTCATGACAACAACGG TCTACAAGCTTTAAAAATGGCCTACACCCCTGGTCGTGGAGACAGCATTTCACCATCAG GCACTGTGGCCTTCACAGCCAAACTGAAAGACTGTGACAGCTACCCAAAAGACTCAGGTGTCCTGAGGTTTGCTACGGTGCTGCTGAACGAGGGCGGAGGCTACAGCCCTGAGACAGGCATCTTCACCTGCCCCACGGGTGGCCTCTATCACTTCACATTGCATGCGTCTGTGTATGGACGTGTACAGTGTGCCATATTCAAGAATGGAGGGACGGTAGTGTCTTTGTATCACACCACCCTGCCTGATAAATGTAGCCAGGTGGCCAGTGTCAGCTGTGTGGTCAAACTTGTTGAAAATGACACAGTCTGGGTGAACATGTGGGGGCCTGGAAGAAATGATATTTTTGCAACTGAGGATAATGACACTGTATTTGTCGGGGTTCGTGTGGGTTAA